From a region of the Acidimicrobiales bacterium genome:
- a CDS encoding aspartate/glutamate racemase family protein has translation MKTIGLLGGMSWESSIEYERLINEGVRRARGATASADLIIRSYDFSVIEAMQEADDWDGAGRLLASDAKMLEAAGADVVLLCTNTMHRVADVIEAALEVPFLHLADATAQAVNAQGVQRVGLLGTRYTMEHDFYRGRLEAHGLDVMVPDEADRGVVHAVIYDELVRGITTAESKAAYLAIIDRLVGRGAQGVIAGCTEIELLVGSHDVAVPYFATTRLHAEAAVRFAVGSIGEGAI, from the coding sequence GTGAAGACAATCGGACTGCTCGGCGGAATGAGTTGGGAGAGCTCGATCGAGTACGAGCGCCTCATCAACGAGGGCGTGCGCCGGGCCCGGGGTGCCACGGCGTCGGCCGATCTCATCATCCGCAGCTATGACTTCTCGGTCATCGAGGCCATGCAGGAGGCCGACGATTGGGACGGCGCGGGTCGCCTCTTGGCATCCGACGCCAAGATGTTGGAAGCGGCAGGTGCCGATGTCGTGCTTCTTTGCACCAACACCATGCACCGCGTGGCCGACGTCATCGAAGCCGCTCTGGAGGTTCCGTTCCTGCATCTGGCAGACGCGACCGCTCAGGCAGTGAACGCTCAGGGTGTTCAACGGGTCGGCCTGTTGGGCACGCGCTACACCATGGAGCACGACTTCTATCGCGGGCGTCTCGAGGCTCACGGCCTAGATGTAATGGTGCCCGACGAGGCCGATCGTGGGGTGGTGCACGCGGTGATCTATGACGAGCTGGTGCGCGGCATCACCACCGCCGAGTCGAAGGCTGCCTACCTGGCGATCATCGACAGGCTGGTCGGGCGGGGCGCCCAGGGAGTCATCGCCGGCTGCACCGAGATCGAGCTTCTGGTCGGTTCGCACGACGTCGCAGTTCCGTACTTCGCAACGACGCGGCTGCACGCCGAGGCTGCGGTTCGGTTCGCCGTGGGTTCGATCGGAGAGGGCGCGATTTGA
- a CDS encoding enoyl-CoA hydratase-related protein, with protein sequence MYDEILYEVDDPVATITLNRPEALNAWTGTIEREVADALQRAANDKSVVGIVVTGAGKGFCAGADMNTLQNLSSRDAAEAGAEASDPVRSEDTEPGDFDGRFPKMMMVPKPIIAAVNGAVAGMAYPFALSCDLRVGTPNSLFVTAFAQRGLIAEWGLSWLLPKLVGPSVALDLLMSSRRVKGQEALDLGLLNYMVEPDELLGFCRSYIEGIAANCSPASVAVMKRQVYEELHQGLGRAELNAQQLMADSFKRPDFAEGVRSFVEKRPPQFDRIGD encoded by the coding sequence ATGTACGACGAGATCCTTTACGAGGTCGACGACCCGGTAGCGACCATCACCTTGAACCGACCCGAGGCTCTTAACGCTTGGACGGGCACCATCGAGCGAGAGGTCGCCGATGCTCTGCAGCGCGCGGCAAACGACAAGTCGGTGGTCGGAATAGTCGTCACCGGCGCCGGCAAGGGTTTCTGTGCCGGCGCCGACATGAACACGCTGCAGAACCTGAGCTCGCGCGATGCCGCCGAAGCCGGGGCAGAGGCCTCCGACCCGGTGCGCTCCGAAGACACCGAACCTGGAGACTTCGACGGCCGGTTCCCGAAGATGATGATGGTGCCCAAGCCGATCATCGCAGCGGTCAATGGTGCCGTCGCGGGCATGGCCTACCCGTTCGCTCTCAGCTGCGACCTGCGCGTAGGCACGCCGAACTCGCTGTTCGTCACCGCCTTTGCTCAGCGGGGTCTGATTGCCGAGTGGGGTCTCAGCTGGTTGTTGCCCAAGTTGGTTGGGCCATCGGTGGCACTCGACCTTTTGATGTCCTCGCGGCGCGTGAAGGGTCAGGAGGCGCTCGATCTCGGCCTGCTCAACTACATGGTCGAACCAGACGAGCTCCTGGGCTTTTGCCGGTCATACATCGAAGGCATCGCTGCAAACTGCTCGCCTGCCTCGGTCGCGGTGATGAAGCGCCAGGTCTACGAAGAGTTGCACCAGGGCCTGGGCCGAGCAGAGCTGAACGCCCAGCAGCTGATGGCCGACAGCTTCAAGCGGCCCGACTTCGCCGAGGGCGTTCGATCCTTCGTCGAGAAGCGCCCACCACAGTTCGACCGAATCGGCGACTGA
- a CDS encoding N-acetyltransferase family protein has protein sequence MLEDIVIRDATTDDWARINDIYNWTIVDNHVSFDLDPFTLETRRQWWDARSPELDCLVAEVDGHVIGVTYSSWYRPKLAYRSTVETTIVLDTDHLARGLGSRLLGALLERLRQRGLHMAVAIVALPNEGSIALHHKLGYTTVGVVHEAGFKLGRYWDIEILELRL, from the coding sequence ATGCTCGAAGACATCGTCATCCGCGACGCCACCACCGACGACTGGGCCCGCATCAACGACATCTACAACTGGACAATCGTCGACAACCACGTATCGTTCGACCTGGACCCGTTCACGCTCGAAACACGGCGGCAGTGGTGGGACGCCAGATCACCCGAACTCGACTGCCTGGTCGCCGAGGTCGACGGGCACGTGATCGGGGTCACCTACTCGAGCTGGTATCGGCCCAAGCTCGCCTACCGCTCGACGGTGGAAACCACCATCGTTCTCGACACCGACCACCTCGCACGAGGACTGGGCTCGAGGCTCCTGGGGGCATTGCTCGAGCGGCTTCGCCAGCGCGGGCTTCACATGGCCGTGGCAATCGTCGCCCTTCCCAACGAGGGCTCGATCGCCCTGCACCACAAGTTGGGATACACGACCGTCGGCGTCGTCCACGAAGCCGGGTTCAAGCTCGGCCGCTACTGGGACATCGAGATCCTCGAACTGCGCCTCTGA
- a CDS encoding Hsp20/alpha crystallin family protein translates to MMLFQNDPFRDIDSMFDRMARGRQVNSPMAMDAYRREGDVWVHLDLPGVSAESIDINLERNVLTVTAERGWAPREDDKIYVAERRQGTFTRQVHLGDGLDPENIEANYHDGVLTLRIPVAEKAQPRKIAINAGQAGPIEVEAG, encoded by the coding sequence ATGATGTTGTTCCAGAACGATCCATTCCGCGACATCGACTCCATGTTCGACCGTATGGCGCGAGGCCGTCAGGTGAACTCGCCGATGGCCATGGACGCGTACCGTCGCGAGGGCGATGTTTGGGTGCACCTCGACCTGCCTGGTGTTTCGGCCGAGAGCATCGACATCAACCTCGAGCGCAATGTCTTGACCGTTACGGCCGAGCGCGGCTGGGCGCCCCGCGAAGACGACAAGATCTATGTCGCCGAGCGTCGTCAGGGCACCTTCACCCGCCAGGTTCACCTCGGTGATGGGCTCGACCCCGAGAACATCGAGGCCAACTACCACGACGGTGTGTTGACCCTTCGGATTCCGGTGGCCGAGAAGGCCCAGCCTCGCAAGATCGCGATCAACGCCGGCCAGGCCGGGCCCATAGAGGTCGAAGCTGGCTGA
- a CDS encoding VOC family protein gives MTSTQLAGFTVACTDVDLAAETFATITGGDLTRRGETAEVAFDDVTIEIVTTQAAGVSRPGVCRVALAGSPSGSQPYTQLNSVAVHRTDDDRPHRPAGDVEFDHVALAVGDLAAATDAWADLTGCEVHQMGTHPISGGAFEAARVLLGNRMIELLSPVPGVASAMAERIAKFGDNVIAVAMPAKDLDAKLAQLEQAGIAVLDQPPHKMVHPRATGGVLLQLTPRVQH, from the coding sequence GTGACTTCAACACAACTGGCCGGATTCACGGTGGCCTGCACCGATGTCGATCTGGCAGCCGAGACCTTCGCAACGATTACTGGCGGCGACCTGACCCGCCGAGGCGAAACAGCCGAGGTCGCGTTCGACGACGTGACGATCGAGATAGTCACAACCCAAGCCGCCGGCGTTTCGCGGCCCGGTGTGTGCCGCGTGGCCTTGGCAGGCTCACCGTCGGGGTCCCAACCGTACACCCAGCTGAACTCGGTCGCCGTGCATCGAACCGACGACGACCGCCCACACCGTCCCGCTGGTGACGTCGAGTTCGACCACGTCGCACTTGCGGTCGGCGACCTCGCGGCCGCGACCGACGCATGGGCCGACCTCACCGGCTGCGAGGTGCACCAGATGGGCACACACCCGATCTCGGGTGGAGCGTTCGAGGCCGCTCGAGTGCTGCTGGGCAACCGGATGATCGAGCTGCTGTCGCCCGTGCCGGGAGTCGCCAGCGCCATGGCGGAACGCATCGCGAAGTTCGGCGACAACGTCATCGCGGTCGCTATGCCCGCGAAGGACCTCGATGCCAAACTCGCCCAACTCGAACAGGCCGGTATAGCCGTGCTGGACCAGCCGCCCCACAAGATGGTTCACCCCCGTGCAACCGGAGGTGTCCTGCTGCAACTCACACCAAGGGTCCAACACTGA
- a CDS encoding NUDIX hydrolase — MTSTGYQRAPTDDPQSVPIRDAATVLVVRDAPKLQVLMLQRGSRLAFGPQAWVFPGGRVDSDDAHHGDRVGRGLSDAQASALLDVPADGLAWWFAACRETLEEAGLLLGDTGTTHDVVERLRAVAADDPGRFVETLEAEGVTLDLTSLHEIARFTTPVGPPRRFDTRFFLAAAPEGQVATHDQGETVDLAWIEPAEAIARWRAEQMPIMPVTVRMLSCLARFETAAEALSVAASRPATQKVRIADPDGEYRVLMPGESGYDEAEIQIDHGWVRLWKT, encoded by the coding sequence ATGACCTCGACCGGCTATCAGCGCGCACCTACCGACGATCCGCAGTCTGTTCCCATACGCGATGCGGCCACCGTGCTGGTTGTACGCGACGCCCCGAAGCTCCAGGTGTTGATGTTGCAGCGCGGCTCGCGTTTGGCCTTCGGACCCCAGGCGTGGGTGTTTCCGGGCGGTCGGGTCGACTCTGACGATGCCCACCACGGCGACCGTGTCGGGCGAGGGCTTTCCGACGCCCAGGCGTCGGCGCTGCTGGACGTGCCGGCCGACGGCCTTGCGTGGTGGTTTGCGGCGTGCCGCGAGACACTGGAAGAGGCCGGCCTGCTGCTGGGCGATACCGGAACCACCCACGATGTCGTCGAGCGCCTGCGAGCGGTGGCGGCAGACGATCCAGGCCGTTTCGTCGAGACGCTGGAGGCCGAGGGTGTCACCTTGGACCTGACTTCGCTGCACGAGATAGCGCGGTTCACGACGCCCGTGGGACCGCCCAGACGCTTCGACACGCGATTCTTCCTGGCTGCTGCTCCGGAAGGTCAGGTCGCAACCCACGACCAGGGCGAGACCGTCGACTTGGCGTGGATCGAGCCGGCCGAGGCCATCGCCAGGTGGCGGGCAGAACAGATGCCGATCATGCCGGTGACGGTTCGGATGTTGTCGTGCCTGGCCCGGTTCGAGACCGCAGCCGAGGCCCTGTCGGTTGCTGCGTCGAGGCCGGCGACTCAGAAGGTCCGCATAGCCGATCCTGATGGTGAGTATCGGGTGCTGATGCCGGGCGAGTCCGGTTATGACGAAGCCGAGATCCAGATAGACCATGGATGGGTGAGATTGTGGAAGACCTAG
- a CDS encoding MaoC/PaaZ C-terminal domain-containing protein encodes MGEIVEDLDTVGGRLEAVSFRAVNLPEHARNPIHTDEGAQAAGFPNALVAGVSVYAYMAHVPVVGWGGSWLSSGGAQVRFRSPVFDGDDLDCVPVGAGNAWRVDAVVGGQVRATSDVWADATHDPSGPLRRRTGERLEPLEVKLDREWIDLAVRLGDPLDIYDRDGVVHPAAWPSIANTVMHTQVVEGAWIHTRSRIHHRSIAHEGEQLVVQGTVFERFDSRVGERAVVDFVMSVGDRVVVEIEHEAIVKVFD; translated from the coding sequence ATGGGTGAGATTGTGGAAGACCTAGACACCGTTGGCGGGCGTCTCGAGGCTGTGAGCTTCAGGGCAGTGAACCTGCCCGAGCACGCCCGAAACCCCATCCACACCGACGAGGGAGCCCAGGCCGCCGGGTTCCCCAACGCCCTGGTCGCCGGCGTGTCTGTCTACGCCTACATGGCACACGTACCCGTGGTGGGGTGGGGAGGTTCGTGGTTGTCGTCGGGCGGGGCACAGGTGCGCTTCCGGTCGCCGGTGTTCGACGGAGACGATCTGGATTGTGTTCCCGTCGGAGCCGGCAACGCCTGGCGGGTCGACGCTGTGGTCGGCGGGCAGGTTCGGGCCACATCCGACGTGTGGGCCGATGCCACCCACGATCCGTCGGGCCCGCTGCGGCGTCGCACGGGCGAGCGTCTGGAGCCTCTGGAGGTGAAGCTCGATCGCGAGTGGATCGATCTGGCGGTGAGGTTGGGCGACCCACTCGACATCTACGACCGTGACGGTGTGGTTCACCCTGCTGCGTGGCCCTCTATCGCCAACACGGTCATGCACACCCAGGTGGTCGAAGGTGCGTGGATACACACCCGCAGCCGCATTCACCACCGCTCGATCGCCCATGAGGGTGAGCAGTTGGTGGTCCAGGGAACCGTCTTCGAGCGCTTCGACAGCCGGGTCGGAGAAAGGGCCGTGGTCGATTTCGTCATGTCGGTGGGCGACCGGGTCGTCGTCGAGATCGAGCACGAGGCCATCGTGAAGGTTTTTGACTGA
- a CDS encoding pyridoxamine 5'-phosphate oxidase family protein has product MAEPASERTRLRRGANRAVYEPAEIRQILRAGLIAHVGVNTDDGPVVLPMAYGLIDDRLFIHGAVANAMMRAGSGVEVCVTVTIVDGLVVARTPFHNSMNYRSVVVRGTATPVTDPQDKVAALRAINDHAVPIWDTARQPSDSDLRKTMVLAISLTEASAKVRGGDPIDEEADLDGPHWAGVVPLNTSWGQVVPAGDLRADVAVPPAVAQMQGEAAYRS; this is encoded by the coding sequence ATGGCAGAGCCGGCTAGCGAACGAACGAGACTGCGACGGGGCGCGAACCGAGCGGTTTATGAACCTGCGGAGATAAGGCAGATCCTGCGTGCGGGGTTGATCGCCCATGTCGGTGTCAACACCGACGACGGACCTGTGGTGTTGCCCATGGCATACGGGCTGATCGACGATCGTCTGTTCATCCATGGGGCGGTGGCCAACGCAATGATGCGGGCCGGAAGCGGGGTCGAGGTCTGCGTGACCGTGACCATCGTCGACGGCTTGGTCGTGGCTCGTACTCCGTTCCACAACTCGATGAACTATCGATCGGTAGTGGTGCGCGGCACGGCAACCCCGGTGACCGACCCACAGGACAAGGTGGCGGCGCTGCGTGCCATCAACGATCATGCCGTGCCGATTTGGGACACGGCTCGTCAACCATCCGACAGCGACCTTCGCAAGACGATGGTCTTGGCCATCTCGCTGACCGAGGCGTCGGCCAAGGTGCGCGGCGGCGACCCGATCGATGAGGAAGCCGACCTGGATGGTCCGCACTGGGCTGGTGTGGTGCCGCTGAACACCAGCTGGGGACAGGTTGTGCCCGCCGGCGACTTGAGGGCAGACGTCGCCGTGCCGCCCGCCGTGGCGCAGATGCAAGGCGAAGCGGCGTATCGCTCCTGA
- a CDS encoding arylsulfatase: MTNTDGAGEFGGVIAREVYDSEPWWPEPVLPGASSPNIVVVLLDDTGFSHLGCFGSFIDTPNFDRLADSGLRYTNFHTTALCSPTRACLLTGRNHHAVGMRAISNFDTGFPNMRGRIPPSAATLAEVLGPIGYHTMAVGKWHLAPMREASAAGPFTDWPLQRGFNRFYGFLNGETDQFHPELVADNHFIDPPATPDEGYHLSEDLVDQAIGMIRNQKSLVPERPFFLYLAFGATHAPHQAPDDYLAKYRGKFDEGWDVWRQRVYERQLELGVIPEGTELAPRNPGVEPWETLSDDEKAFACRLQEAFAAFLDHTDAQLGRLLDALDELGVSDDTIVFALSDNGASQEGNATGVMDEFRYFNNIPENLDEVIGRLDDVGTRRSFCNYPWGWAQVGNTPGKRYKQNTHGGGVRDPLIVSWPAGIAADVRGQVRNQFHHVIDIAPTIFEILGIEPPDTVKGVQQMPVHGTSFGYTFDPEAADANTVRSRKQRQYFEMFGHRAIWADGWKAVTYHRAGNRLDDDVWELYNLDEDFSECNDLAEAEPQKLAEMVDMFWEEAEANGVLPIDSGHSQMVFRGHPVPGTPRSRDSFTYHTPSDRNPMDTAPPLGARSWHMRATVSRSETTQGGVLMAAGTVNNGLVAYVKDNRLVYDHNYFTHHAVIRSDEEVPVGDVVLGVELERVSRGPARVRLYADDRVIGEGVVPELSVMISSIGMDLGRNPTGVSDDYEAPFVFEGSLHKVEVSTKRALRPEDEMAAEIRTALGTQ; this comes from the coding sequence GTGACCAACACAGACGGCGCAGGGGAATTCGGGGGCGTCATCGCACGCGAGGTGTACGACTCGGAGCCGTGGTGGCCCGAGCCCGTGCTGCCAGGCGCTTCGAGCCCCAACATCGTCGTGGTGTTGCTAGACGACACCGGGTTCAGCCACCTCGGTTGTTTCGGGTCGTTCATCGACACGCCCAACTTCGATCGTCTGGCCGACAGCGGGCTGCGCTATACGAATTTCCACACCACGGCACTGTGTTCGCCCACTCGGGCATGCCTGCTCACCGGTCGCAACCACCACGCCGTCGGCATGCGCGCGATCTCCAACTTCGACACCGGCTTCCCCAACATGCGCGGCCGGATCCCGCCCAGCGCGGCAACCCTGGCCGAGGTTCTGGGGCCAATCGGCTATCACACGATGGCGGTGGGAAAGTGGCACCTGGCCCCAATGCGGGAGGCCTCGGCGGCAGGGCCCTTCACAGATTGGCCCCTGCAACGGGGGTTCAACCGCTTCTACGGCTTCCTGAACGGCGAGACCGACCAGTTCCACCCCGAGCTGGTGGCCGACAACCACTTCATCGACCCGCCGGCCACGCCCGACGAGGGCTACCACCTGTCCGAAGACCTGGTCGACCAGGCCATCGGCATGATCCGTAACCAGAAGTCGCTGGTGCCCGAGCGCCCGTTCTTCTTGTATCTCGCGTTCGGCGCCACCCACGCACCACACCAGGCGCCCGACGACTACCTGGCCAAGTACCGGGGCAAGTTCGACGAGGGCTGGGACGTGTGGCGCCAGCGGGTGTACGAGCGCCAGCTCGAACTGGGGGTCATCCCCGAGGGCACCGAGTTGGCTCCACGAAACCCGGGTGTCGAACCATGGGAGACGCTGTCCGATGATGAGAAGGCCTTCGCGTGCAGGCTGCAGGAGGCGTTCGCTGCGTTCCTCGACCACACCGATGCCCAGCTCGGACGTCTGCTCGACGCCCTCGATGAACTCGGCGTCTCCGACGACACCATCGTGTTTGCCCTGTCCGACAACGGCGCATCCCAGGAGGGCAATGCCACCGGTGTCATGGACGAGTTCCGCTATTTCAACAACATCCCCGAGAACCTCGACGAGGTCATCGGCCGCCTCGACGACGTCGGAACCCGACGCAGCTTCTGCAACTACCCGTGGGGTTGGGCGCAGGTGGGCAACACACCGGGCAAGCGCTACAAGCAGAACACCCATGGCGGGGGAGTGCGCGATCCGCTGATCGTCTCATGGCCGGCCGGTATTGCCGCCGATGTCAGGGGCCAGGTGCGCAACCAGTTCCATCACGTCATCGATATCGCCCCGACCATCTTCGAGATCCTCGGCATCGAACCTCCGGACACGGTCAAGGGCGTCCAGCAGATGCCGGTGCACGGCACCTCGTTTGGCTACACGTTCGACCCCGAGGCCGCCGACGCCAACACCGTCAGGTCGCGCAAGCAGCGGCAGTACTTCGAGATGTTCGGCCACCGAGCCATCTGGGCCGACGGCTGGAAGGCGGTCACGTATCACCGTGCCGGCAATCGTCTCGATGACGACGTCTGGGAGCTGTACAACCTCGACGAGGATTTCTCCGAGTGCAACGACCTCGCCGAGGCCGAGCCACAGAAGCTGGCCGAGATGGTCGACATGTTCTGGGAGGAAGCCGAGGCCAACGGCGTGTTGCCGATCGACTCCGGCCACTCGCAGATGGTGTTCAGAGGTCATCCCGTACCGGGCACGCCGAGATCGCGAGACTCGTTCACCTACCACACCCCAAGCGACCGCAACCCGATGGACACGGCCCCACCATTGGGAGCCAGGTCGTGGCACATGCGCGCCACCGTCTCCAGGTCTGAAACCACGCAGGGTGGTGTGCTGATGGCTGCCGGAACGGTCAACAACGGCCTGGTTGCGTACGTCAAGGACAACCGTCTGGTCTACGACCACAACTACTTCACCCACCACGCGGTCATCAGGTCAGACGAGGAAGTGCCGGTGGGTGACGTGGTGCTCGGCGTCGAGCTCGAGCGGGTTTCGCGAGGGCCGGCAAGGGTGCGTTTGTATGCAGACGATCGTGTGATCGGCGAGGGTGTGGTGCCCGAGCTGTCGGTGATGATCAGCTCGATCGGAATGGATCTGGGGCGCAATCCCACCGGCGTCAGCGACGACTATGAGGCGCCATTCGTGTTCGAAGGGTCTCTACACAAGGTCGAGGTATCGACCAAACGTGCGTTGCGGCCCGAGGACGAAATGGCGGCCGAAATCAGGACGGCGCTCGGAACCCAGTGA
- a CDS encoding aminotransferase class V-fold PLP-dependent enzyme: protein MAFDDDLLSSIRDRFHHVDRCPVQGPRAFFENAGGSLTLKAAVERTAELMAMPDNLGRANPASAALGAIVETARADMFTFFGATSGRVFIGETGTALLNRLIRSAILASPGSEVVGSALEHPATFSASRRRSEVASKTYHQVGFDTTSSVVVADHYAPVLSERTGVATIIHASPVTGMHVDIAAIASQIRERSPECFIIVDGIQHAAHGRIDIDTYGIDGYVISGYKAFSRHNFGVAWVSERLAHVPHDNLIDSPADVWEMGTRDVSAYAAFSEVVRYLEWLGTQTGESADASSRAKLEAAARAIASQEHHLVDAMLWGTGSHDGLAQMPGVSVIGPASSEHRSGMVSFEVDAMSAFDVVEALNAAGVRTHARKRDYYSSSVLVPLGIDSCIRASAAHYNSIAEVDKLLAVVADLAG, encoded by the coding sequence ATGGCCTTCGACGACGACCTGCTGAGCAGCATCCGCGACCGTTTCCACCACGTCGACCGATGCCCGGTCCAGGGGCCGCGGGCGTTCTTCGAGAACGCCGGCGGATCGCTGACCCTCAAGGCGGCGGTAGAACGCACCGCCGAGCTGATGGCAATGCCCGACAACCTCGGTCGGGCCAACCCGGCCTCGGCCGCACTGGGGGCAATCGTCGAAACTGCCCGGGCCGATATGTTCACCTTCTTCGGCGCCACCTCGGGCCGAGTGTTCATAGGCGAAACCGGTACCGCCTTGCTGAACCGCCTCATCCGCAGCGCGATCTTGGCGTCGCCAGGTTCCGAAGTGGTCGGCAGCGCCCTCGAGCACCCCGCGACCTTCAGCGCTAGTCGCCGCAGGTCCGAGGTCGCCTCCAAGACCTACCACCAGGTGGGCTTCGACACCACGTCTTCGGTCGTCGTGGCAGATCATTACGCGCCTGTTCTGTCCGAACGCACCGGCGTAGCCACGATCATCCATGCGTCTCCGGTCACCGGGATGCACGTCGACATCGCAGCCATCGCCTCGCAGATCCGTGAACGGTCGCCCGAGTGCTTCATCATCGTCGACGGCATCCAGCACGCAGCCCATGGCCGCATCGACATCGACACATACGGAATCGACGGCTACGTGATCAGTGGTTACAAGGCGTTCAGCCGGCACAACTTCGGCGTCGCCTGGGTTTCGGAGCGGTTGGCGCACGTTCCCCACGACAACCTCATCGACTCTCCAGCAGACGTGTGGGAGATGGGAACCCGCGATGTTTCGGCCTATGCGGCGTTCTCCGAAGTGGTCCGTTACCTCGAATGGCTCGGGACCCAAACCGGCGAATCCGCCGATGCGTCTTCGAGGGCCAAGTTGGAGGCCGCAGCCAGGGCCATCGCATCACAGGAGCATCACCTGGTCGACGCCATGTTGTGGGGAACAGGCAGCCATGACGGGCTGGCCCAGATGCCAGGAGTGTCGGTGATCGGGCCCGCATCCAGCGAGCACCGCTCGGGCATGGTGTCGTTCGAGGTCGATGCGATGTCGGCGTTCGATGTGGTCGAGGCGCTCAACGCGGCGGGCGTACGCACCCACGCCCGCAAACGCGACTATTACTCGTCGTCTGTGTTGGTGCCGTTGGGCATCGATTCTTGCATTCGTGCGTCGGCCGCGCACTACAACTCGATCGCAGAGGTCGACAAGCTTCTGGCCGTGGTCGCCGATCTCGCCGGTTAG
- a CDS encoding Zn-dependent alcohol dehydrogenase, whose translation MTTEIRAAVLRQYNQPMAVETLTLDEPVADEVRVRIVGSGLCHSDLHVMEGLLPFPPPAVLGHEAAGVVEAVGQAVTGLAVGDHVIGCLSQYCGSCRWCARGNTWLCERRLAPGLRSDDHPRLVDTNGQAVLPMVGMGAFAEQMVVHRSGVVKIDPDMPLDRAALIGCAVVTGVGSAINAARVRPGETCVVIGCGGIGLNVIQGAALAGARRIIAVDLQSSKLELARQFGATDTVNPSDGDPVEAVMALTGGSGVEHAFEAIGLKTTAEQALAMAGIGGSAYIIGLVPAGTELQVPGTALTQLGKSLHGVRMGASNIDADFPRFVDLYKQGKLLLDELIAETITLEQVNEGYDRMRAGEQARSVIVFDS comes from the coding sequence ATGACGACCGAGATACGCGCCGCGGTTCTTCGCCAGTACAACCAGCCGATGGCAGTCGAAACGCTGACACTCGACGAGCCCGTTGCCGACGAGGTGCGCGTACGCATCGTCGGGTCCGGGCTTTGTCACAGCGACCTGCATGTCATGGAGGGCCTGCTGCCATTCCCACCACCGGCGGTGCTTGGGCATGAGGCCGCCGGAGTGGTCGAGGCGGTCGGTCAGGCCGTCACCGGTCTGGCTGTGGGCGACCACGTGATCGGCTGCCTCAGCCAGTACTGCGGTTCGTGTCGTTGGTGTGCCAGGGGCAATACGTGGCTGTGCGAGCGCCGGCTGGCGCCAGGGCTGCGATCCGACGATCACCCGAGGCTCGTCGACACCAATGGCCAGGCTGTGCTTCCGATGGTGGGCATGGGTGCCTTCGCCGAGCAGATGGTGGTGCACAGGTCTGGGGTAGTGAAGATCGATCCCGACATGCCGCTCGACCGCGCCGCGCTGATCGGGTGTGCGGTCGTAACCGGTGTGGGCTCGGCCATCAATGCGGCACGAGTGCGGCCCGGCGAGACGTGTGTTGTCATCGGTTGTGGAGGAATTGGGCTGAACGTCATCCAGGGTGCAGCGTTGGCGGGTGCCAGGCGCATCATCGCCGTCGATCTCCAGTCGTCCAAGCTCGAACTCGCCCGCCAGTTCGGGGCCACCGACACCGTCAACCCATCCGACGGCGACCCGGTCGAGGCGGTCATGGCTCTGACCGGTGGCAGTGGCGTCGAGCATGCTTTCGAAGCCATCGGCTTGAAGACCACAGCCGAGCAGGCCCTGGCAATGGCGGGAATCGGCGGCAGCGCCTACATAATCGGCCTGGTGCCGGCGGGCACCGAGCTGCAGGTGCCTGGCACCGCACTCACACAGTTGGGCAAGTCACTGCATGGAGTTCGGATGGGTGCCAGCAACATCGACGCCGACTTTCCTCGCTTCGTCGACCTGTACAAGCAGGGCAAGCTGCTGCTCGATGAGCTGATCGCCGAGACGATCACCCTCGAGCAGGTCAACGAGGGCTACGACCGCATGCGCGCCGGCGAACAGGCACGTTCTGTGATCGTGTTCGACTCGTGA